The Hyperthermus butylicus DSM 5456 genome includes a region encoding these proteins:
- a CDS encoding radical SAM protein codes for MVYDRFVPEVIWRRIRPDAIYVWFNDEVRRRLKWYYMVMNDEAPAKFLLARAVDAGENPSKLDDENLWQLKRRLHAELEKLRKEALEGSLTLEVYEREFRDKPEYSLLHLDVEAARRLANPCRLCERRCMIDRSRRIGACRIDNKTYVHSWFHHLGEEPPLVPSGTIFYGGCNFTCVYCQNYDISQVMPRAGEVVDAKRLAQMQRELRIYGARNINHVGGEPTPNIPTIVESLLYLDVNVPHIWNSNMYMTLEAMEILIDFVDLWLPDFKYGDDKCALRLSAVPRYFEIVTRNIRIAVEHGDMIIRHLVLPNHIECCSKPIMQWISENLPVDRILVNIMDQYRPENLVAKYPRRWRDIARRVHLEEVEEVKAYADKLGILYEPVS; via the coding sequence TTGGTGTACGATAGGTTCGTCCCAGAGGTCATATGGAGACGCATTAGACCCGATGCCATATATGTATGGTTTAACGACGAAGTGCGTAGGAGGCTCAAATGGTACTACATGGTTATGAATGATGAAGCACCGGCAAAGTTCCTCCTTGCCCGTGCCGTGGACGCTGGTGAGAACCCCTCAAAGTTGGACGATGAAAACCTTTGGCAACTTAAGCGTCGCCTCCACGCTGAGCTTGAGAAACTGCGAAAGGAGGCTCTTGAGGGCTCACTGACACTAGAGGTCTACGAGCGTGAGTTTAGGGATAAACCGGAGTACTCGCTACTCCACCTTGACGTTGAGGCTGCTAGGCGGCTAGCTAACCCGTGTAGACTGTGTGAGAGAAGGTGTATGATTGACCGTAGTAGGCGTATCGGAGCGTGCCGCATAGACAATAAGACCTATGTCCATAGTTGGTTCCATCATCTCGGCGAGGAGCCGCCACTGGTTCCTAGCGGCACAATATTCTATGGTGGCTGCAATTTTACTTGCGTATACTGCCAGAACTATGATATAAGCCAAGTTATGCCCCGTGCAGGAGAGGTTGTTGATGCCAAGAGGCTTGCACAAATGCAGCGGGAGCTACGTATCTATGGTGCCCGAAACATAAACCATGTGGGTGGTGAACCAACACCAAATATACCGACTATCGTTGAATCACTATTGTATCTCGACGTCAACGTGCCCCATATATGGAACTCCAATATGTACATGACTCTTGAAGCAATGGAGATACTGATAGATTTTGTTGATTTGTGGCTTCCAGACTTCAAGTATGGTGACGATAAGTGCGCCCTTAGGCTTTCAGCTGTGCCCAGATACTTTGAGATAGTAACTAGGAATATCAGAATAGCTGTTGAGCATGGAGACATGATTATTAGACATCTAGTGCTTCCAAACCATATAGAGTGTTGTAGCAAGCCCATTATGCAGTGGATTTCCGAAAACCTGCCAGTAGACCGGATTCTGGTAAACATTATGGATCAGTATAGACCTGAAAACCTGGTAGCAAAGTACCCCCGGAGATGGAGGGATATAGCACGCAGGGTGCACCTTGAGGAGGTTGAGGAAGTAAAGGCTTACGCTGATAAACTAGGCATACTCTACGAGCCTGTGAGCTAG
- a CDS encoding radical SAM protein: MKPRRVLILDGYTDEPAGFGVPPYIDVYPRYIAGAIWAVDKSTTIHYFTVDEARRNPSEFIKRANTYDTVIVIAGAVVPGRYIGGTPITLEELKTWFSLIDRPFKMLVGAAARWGIGNEGGTVAALPSTIRNNFDVIVTGDPELYVYEYAVEGPEKARPWVRLENLDLLAEFAVKGAKIVEQHPNHGYNLVAEIETYRGCSRWISGGCSFCVTKLYGKPRQRKPEDVVREVEALYRAGVRHFRLGRQADILVYGSKELDTTEWPKPNPEALERLLHGIRSVAPSLITLHIDNVNPGTIVRHEEESVKAIKTIIKYHTPGDVAALGIETADPRVVVENNLKTLPEETLKAIEIINRYGDVPGYNGLPELLPGINFVLGLIGETAETYKLNTQLLEEVYRRGLQLRRINVRKVLVLPGTRMSLVGTKIVKKHERYAKWFQRIALRYSKLFLERLLPRGSVLRHVYVEKYDASQGVTFARQAGSYPVVVEIPCKLDPPLVIDVVVYSHSARSVRGMPIPLDANHASLSALTKVLGRSMALQVVSRRPFRSSSELARLGRDVLRYVGLTGFRC; encoded by the coding sequence ATGAAGCCCAGGAGGGTACTGATACTCGACGGCTATACCGACGAGCCTGCTGGTTTCGGCGTGCCACCCTACATAGACGTGTATCCCCGCTATATAGCGGGCGCTATCTGGGCTGTGGATAAGTCTACCACCATACACTATTTCACTGTTGACGAAGCACGCCGAAACCCGTCAGAATTCATAAAGAGAGCAAATACATACGACACAGTGATAGTTATTGCTGGTGCTGTAGTACCGGGCAGGTATATTGGCGGTACTCCCATAACGCTTGAAGAACTCAAGACATGGTTTAGCCTCATAGATAGGCCGTTCAAGATGCTTGTTGGTGCGGCTGCACGGTGGGGAATAGGAAACGAGGGTGGCACAGTTGCAGCTCTCCCAAGTACCATTAGAAACAATTTCGACGTGATAGTGACCGGTGACCCAGAGTTATATGTCTACGAGTACGCTGTGGAAGGGCCAGAGAAGGCGAGGCCATGGGTGAGGCTTGAAAACCTTGACCTTCTAGCAGAGTTTGCCGTTAAGGGTGCAAAGATTGTTGAACAACACCCTAACCATGGTTATAACCTAGTAGCTGAAATTGAAACATATCGCGGCTGCAGCCGTTGGATAAGTGGTGGCTGTAGCTTCTGTGTAACAAAACTCTACGGCAAACCAAGGCAGAGAAAACCGGAAGACGTTGTCAGGGAGGTTGAAGCGTTATACCGTGCTGGTGTACGTCACTTCAGGCTTGGGCGGCAAGCAGACATACTAGTTTACGGCAGCAAGGAGCTTGACACTACCGAGTGGCCTAAGCCCAACCCGGAAGCCCTTGAAAGGCTACTGCATGGAATTAGAAGTGTAGCACCAAGCCTTATCACACTCCACATAGACAATGTTAACCCTGGAACTATTGTGCGCCATGAGGAAGAGTCTGTTAAGGCCATCAAGACCATAATTAAGTATCATACACCTGGAGACGTAGCTGCCCTCGGCATAGAGACAGCTGACCCTAGAGTCGTTGTAGAGAATAACCTTAAGACACTACCGGAAGAGACGCTAAAGGCTATCGAGATTATTAACAGGTATGGAGACGTGCCAGGCTATAATGGGCTTCCAGAACTTCTCCCAGGCATAAACTTCGTCCTAGGCCTTATAGGCGAGACTGCTGAAACCTATAAGCTCAACACACAACTACTCGAGGAGGTGTATAGAAGGGGGCTGCAGCTAAGAAGGATTAACGTTAGGAAGGTGTTAGTACTCCCTGGCACTAGGATGTCGCTTGTTGGCACGAAAATCGTAAAGAAGCATGAGAGGTATGCAAAGTGGTTTCAGAGGATAGCATTGAGATACTCGAAACTCTTCCTTGAACGCCTACTGCCTCGCGGTTCTGTGCTAAGGCACGTTTACGTTGAAAAATACGATGCATCACAAGGGGTAACCTTTGCCAGGCAGGCTGGAAGCTACCCGGTGGTAGTCGAGATACCGTGTAAGCTCGACCCTCCATTAGTCATAGATGTCGTTGTCTACTCTCATTCTGCACGAAGCGTGCGCGGTATGCCAATACCCCTTGACGCTAACCATGCAAGCCTTTCAGCCTTAACTAAGGTACTAGGCAGGAGCATGGCCCTTCAAGTGGTATCGCGTAGACCCTTCCGTTCAAGCAGCGAATTGGCTAGACTTGGTCGGGACGTGCTACGCTACGTAGGCCTTACGGGCTTTAGGTGCTGA
- the tes gene encoding tetraether lipid synthase Tes — protein sequence MRLQEGQVDMLSLHSDRRSETDQRHAQILDAPARFDPKAKTVSIAGRTIRIGGPLPKLKENERFIAYTLTVCPYCYRLLPAVIFERGGKVYIKRSCPEHGTIEELYFGDAQIYKRFMKYEEEGTGVTAYVKLEAPCPFNCGLCPRHKNHTALANLVVTNRCDLSCWYCFFYAEKMGYVYEPTLEQIRMMIRQYAKEGVVMSVQITGGEPTLRPDLPEIIKLLKEEGVRHIQLNTHGITFARLWFEKGPETAVEYAKKLREAGLNTVYMSFDGVTPRTNPKNHWEVPYTLEVFRRAGVTSVVLVPTVIKGINTHELGAIIKFAAKHMDVIRGVNYQPVSLTGRMRKEEREKYRVTIPDVLKLIEEQTDGQIPADAWFPIPVAAKFAYFLEALSGELKICMANHPACGSATYVFVERDADGLPKRFIPITEFFDVEGFIEYMEQKTGELRAAREGRLSGFKHKLKIASIIKDLPKFVDREKLPKDLNITKLLANVFIKRNYEALGELHYRMLFLGNMHFMDPYNYDVERVMRCNIHYLSPDGRIIPFCTYNVFTTFTATISLGSTEYQLKNT from the coding sequence TTGAGGCTTCAAGAGGGGCAAGTGGACATGCTATCACTGCACTCAGACCGTCGTAGCGAAACTGACCAGCGGCATGCACAAATACTTGACGCACCTGCAAGGTTTGATCCTAAGGCGAAGACCGTTAGTATAGCAGGTAGAACGATACGTATCGGAGGTCCATTACCAAAGCTGAAGGAGAACGAGAGATTTATAGCATACACGCTTACTGTATGCCCATACTGTTACCGGCTGCTACCAGCAGTAATATTTGAGCGCGGTGGAAAGGTATACATCAAGAGGAGCTGCCCTGAGCATGGCACCATAGAAGAGCTGTACTTTGGCGACGCCCAGATATACAAGAGATTCATGAAGTATGAGGAGGAAGGTACTGGCGTTACAGCATACGTAAAGCTTGAAGCGCCATGCCCCTTTAACTGTGGATTATGTCCACGCCATAAGAACCATACAGCACTCGCAAATCTGGTTGTAACTAACCGCTGCGACTTATCATGCTGGTATTGCTTCTTCTACGCCGAGAAGATGGGTTATGTTTATGAGCCAACACTGGAGCAAATAAGGATGATGATAAGACAGTACGCCAAAGAAGGCGTTGTAATGTCTGTCCAGATAACCGGTGGCGAGCCAACACTAAGGCCAGACCTCCCCGAGATCATTAAGCTGTTGAAGGAGGAAGGTGTACGCCATATACAGCTCAACACTCACGGCATAACATTTGCAAGGCTATGGTTCGAAAAGGGCCCAGAAACAGCTGTAGAGTACGCTAAGAAGCTCCGCGAGGCTGGCCTAAACACAGTTTATATGAGCTTTGACGGTGTTACGCCGCGTACGAACCCGAAGAACCACTGGGAGGTACCGTATACCCTTGAGGTCTTTAGGAGGGCTGGCGTGACTAGCGTGGTGCTAGTACCCACTGTGATAAAAGGTATTAACACACATGAACTCGGCGCAATAATAAAGTTCGCTGCCAAACACATGGACGTGATTAGGGGTGTAAATTATCAGCCCGTCAGCCTCACTGGCAGAATGAGGAAGGAGGAGAGGGAAAAGTACCGGGTAACAATACCTGATGTGCTAAAGCTTATCGAAGAACAGACAGATGGCCAGATACCAGCTGACGCATGGTTCCCTATACCTGTGGCAGCAAAGTTTGCATACTTCCTTGAGGCTCTCAGCGGCGAGCTGAAGATATGTATGGCCAACCATCCAGCATGCGGTTCAGCGACATACGTTTTCGTAGAGCGTGATGCCGACGGGCTACCTAAGAGGTTTATACCGATAACAGAGTTCTTTGACGTTGAGGGCTTCATAGAGTACATGGAACAGAAGACCGGAGAGCTAAGAGCAGCTAGAGAGGGAAGGCTTAGTGGGTTCAAACACAAGCTCAAGATAGCATCAATCATAAAAGATCTACCAAAGTTTGTTGACCGCGAAAAGCTGCCAAAAGACCTCAATATAACTAAGCTGCTAGCCAATGTGTTCATAAAACGCAACTATGAGGCCCTCGGCGAGCTACACTATAGAATGCTATTCCTCGGCAACATGCACTTCATGGACCCATACAACTACGACGTAGAGCGCGTAATGAGGTGCAATATCCACTACCTATCACCGGACGGTAGAATAATACCATTCTGTACATATAACGTGTTCACGACCTTTACCGCGACCATATCATTAGGAAGTACGGAATACCAATTGAAGAATACGTAA
- a CDS encoding nicotinamide mononucleotide deamidase-related protein, which produces MYKPRAWIINIGNELLIGRIINTNASWIARELTLRGVDVKRIVVVGDDIAEIVGVLRDAIGNADIVVTTGGLGPTDDDKTMEAVAVAVNRPLTLNPDAYRMVREFYESQGYSLTHERLKMALLPAGAKALPNPVGAAPGAYLVEKGTHIFVLPGVPREMEAMFKYVLEKLKPLLPQLCVVEKGILITGMPESSLAPLLKKASRECLDCYVKSHPKGHELEKPVVEVKVLASAEECSKAEAKAEKVLEKLRSLLEGANVKVEEIAH; this is translated from the coding sequence TTGTACAAGCCGAGAGCATGGATTATAAATATTGGAAACGAACTCCTAATCGGCCGTATTATTAACACCAACGCATCCTGGATTGCACGCGAGTTAACACTACGCGGCGTAGATGTTAAGCGTATAGTTGTGGTAGGCGACGATATAGCTGAGATAGTCGGAGTGCTACGCGACGCTATCGGCAACGCAGACATCGTTGTTACAACTGGGGGATTAGGTCCAACAGATGACGATAAAACTATGGAGGCTGTTGCCGTTGCTGTAAACCGTCCCCTCACACTAAACCCCGATGCCTATAGAATGGTGCGTGAGTTCTACGAATCTCAAGGCTATAGCTTGACGCATGAGAGGCTGAAAATGGCTCTGCTACCAGCAGGGGCTAAGGCTCTGCCAAACCCAGTTGGTGCTGCTCCAGGAGCATACCTCGTTGAGAAGGGTACACACATCTTCGTGCTTCCCGGCGTGCCCCGGGAGATGGAGGCAATGTTCAAATATGTTCTCGAGAAGCTAAAACCCCTGCTTCCCCAGCTCTGTGTTGTAGAGAAAGGAATCCTTATCACTGGTATGCCCGAGTCTAGCCTCGCCCCATTGCTTAAGAAGGCCTCTAGGGAATGCCTTGACTGCTATGTCAAGAGCCACCCTAAAGGCCACGAGCTTGAGAAGCCAGTTGTAGAGGTAAAGGTCCTGGCATCAGCGGAAGAGTGCAGCAAGGCCGAAGCAAAGGCGGAAAAGGTTCTAGAGAAGCTCCGCAGCCTACTAGAAGGGGCTAACGTGAAGGTGGAGGAGATTGCACACTAG
- a CDS encoding PfkB family carbohydrate kinase — protein sequence MMNNCIDVYAAPTIDHAADNIERGGPAFYILFAMHGVGASIGVNLALPCSNTAASEYLAEPCRPTNFEAYRDCATAFSLELDPQGVKRLKALHSTFFSDALPSCNAAVFSPINWEYSPMLLAKYSAGYRVCILDVQGFTRISSDGRIERFGHLLAELRGHIPWNCIVRISVEDVGDEGLEALSYIVDVLAPIRLVVTFGEKGAIALDRAAGIAVAVEPYVSEGYSVGAGDMFTGILAYMLLRGEDLAGATIAAASAVKCLLDSREGTCIEKGVCSKNLVEIKVRKVKRLPCTCHNFNSIISLLEWWY from the coding sequence ATGATGAATAACTGCATAGACGTCTATGCAGCCCCTACAATAGATCACGCCGCAGACAACATTGAGCGTGGGGGCCCAGCCTTCTACATACTATTCGCAATGCACGGTGTAGGGGCTAGTATCGGTGTAAACCTTGCACTACCATGCAGCAACACAGCTGCATCAGAGTATCTCGCCGAGCCCTGTAGACCCACCAACTTTGAGGCATATCGAGACTGTGCTACGGCGTTTAGCCTTGAGCTTGACCCTCAAGGGGTTAAGAGACTGAAAGCGCTACATTCAACATTCTTTAGTGATGCACTCCCCTCATGCAATGCTGCTGTATTCTCGCCCATTAACTGGGAGTATAGCCCTATGCTACTAGCCAAGTATAGTGCTGGCTATCGCGTATGCATACTGGATGTGCAAGGCTTTACGAGGATAAGCAGTGACGGCCGCATAGAGCGTTTCGGACATCTCCTAGCAGAGCTTCGGGGACACATACCTTGGAATTGTATTGTCCGCATAAGCGTTGAAGATGTGGGAGACGAGGGACTAGAAGCTCTGAGCTATATTGTAGATGTACTAGCACCGATAAGGCTTGTTGTAACATTCGGCGAAAAGGGAGCCATAGCGCTGGATCGCGCTGCTGGCATAGCTGTTGCCGTAGAGCCTTACGTGTCAGAGGGCTATAGTGTTGGAGCAGGAGACATGTTTACAGGTATTCTCGCATACATGTTGCTACGCGGCGAGGATCTGGCTGGGGCCACTATCGCCGCCGCATCGGCTGTTAAATGCCTCCTTGACAGCAGGGAAGGGACATGCATAGAGAAGGGAGTATGCAGCAAGAATCTTGTAGAGATTAAGGTAAGGAAGGTTAAGCGTCTACCATGTACATGCCATAACTTCAACAGCATCATCTCCCTTCTTGAGTGGTGGTATTGA
- the glyA gene encoding serine hydroxymethyltransferase yields MLRFWQEKLPLLPQELREVLEKTITHNLWRKYETINLIASENAMSPLALAAYVSDMMHRYAEGKPFKRYYQGTRYVDEIEHRVMQLMGELLGGAHVDPRPVSGTTANASAFRALTNCGDKAVVAPVQAGAHVSHTKFGTLGGLCIEHIEMPYDPENMNIDVDKAIRLIEEVRPRLVVLGGSVYLFPHPVKEIADTAHSVGAKLVYDAAHVLGLIVGRRWRNPLDHGADVMTASTHKTFPGPQGGIVATRSEELYKTISRVVFPVFVSNHHLHRLPALAVTAVEMKYFGEQYADQVVRNAKALAEALAAEGFKVLGEHLGYTKSHQVLVDVRAQGGGAKAATLLEKANIIVNKNLLPYDPPDAIKDPSGLRLGVQEMTRYGMKEDNMKDIARFMRRVLIDGEDPEKVAREVKEYRKEYLEVKYCFDVNPLEDGRLYLLL; encoded by the coding sequence GTGCTCCGGTTCTGGCAGGAAAAGCTACCCCTTCTCCCCCAGGAGCTGAGGGAGGTTCTCGAAAAGACGATAACACACAATCTATGGCGCAAGTACGAGACTATAAATCTTATAGCCAGCGAGAACGCTATGAGCCCTCTCGCGCTAGCAGCATACGTTAGCGACATGATGCACCGGTATGCTGAGGGTAAGCCATTCAAGAGATACTACCAGGGCACTCGATATGTCGACGAGATTGAACATAGAGTTATGCAGCTTATGGGCGAGCTGCTCGGCGGAGCACATGTGGATCCCCGGCCCGTTAGTGGGACTACTGCAAACGCATCAGCTTTTAGAGCGCTAACCAACTGCGGCGATAAGGCGGTTGTTGCACCAGTACAGGCAGGAGCACATGTTAGTCATACAAAGTTTGGTACACTTGGCGGACTTTGCATAGAGCATATCGAGATGCCCTACGACCCGGAGAACATGAACATCGACGTTGACAAGGCTATCCGACTAATAGAGGAGGTTAGGCCACGCCTCGTTGTGCTCGGTGGTAGTGTCTATCTATTCCCCCATCCGGTAAAGGAGATCGCTGATACAGCTCACTCCGTTGGTGCAAAGCTAGTGTATGACGCTGCTCACGTACTAGGCCTCATAGTCGGGAGGAGGTGGAGAAACCCGCTAGACCATGGAGCAGATGTTATGACAGCCTCAACACACAAGACCTTCCCCGGGCCCCAGGGCGGGATAGTAGCTACACGGAGCGAGGAACTTTACAAGACCATATCAAGGGTTGTCTTCCCCGTATTTGTCAGCAACCACCATCTACATAGGCTCCCCGCACTCGCCGTTACCGCTGTAGAAATGAAGTACTTTGGCGAACAATACGCCGACCAGGTTGTTAGGAATGCTAAGGCACTAGCAGAAGCTCTCGCAGCTGAGGGCTTCAAGGTTCTAGGAGAGCATCTAGGCTACACTAAGAGCCACCAAGTACTAGTTGATGTAAGGGCCCAGGGTGGCGGTGCAAAAGCAGCTACTCTACTTGAGAAGGCAAACATAATTGTAAACAAGAACCTACTACCCTACGATCCCCCAGACGCTATCAAGGATCCAAGTGGCCTACGTCTAGGAGTACAAGAGATGACCAGGTACGGCATGAAGGAGGACAATATGAAGGATATAGCAAGGTTCATGAGAAGAGTGCTTATCGACGGCGAGGACCCCGAGAAGGTGGCGAGAGAAGTAAAGGAGTACCGTAAAGAATACCTTGAGGTCAAATACTGCTTCGATGTAAACCCACTCGAGGATGGAAGGCTCTACCTCCTACTCTAG
- the serS gene encoding serine--tRNA ligase, with translation MTWSILRYLRENPDILKDSMRKRGLDPSVIDEAKRVDEEWRKLKRQVDEIRHRHNVITRQIASARDPEERRKLIEEARRLLAEREELEKKLKALEEERERILLSLPNIVHDSVPVGFSDEENVPIRFWGRPRVYRGHLDAFKAQTERWGFKVDYELIDWKPVGHADMLEYVLKLGNTMKAAEVAGSRFYYLFDDIVWLDFALLLYAIDRLTQKGYRLVLPPYMIRHKILMGVIDMETFKDAIYKVEDEDLYLIATAEHPLAGLYYNEEIMEDELPIKLVGISPCFRKEAGAGNRDLKGIFRVHQFHKVEQFVYAKPEESWDILEELIRNAEELFQGLGLPYRVVNVVSGELGAPAAKKYDLEVWMPAQGKYREMVSASNTTDWQSYRLNIRLVRKKDMKREYVHTLNSTAIASTRTITAILENFQEPDGTVVIPKVLRKYLEIFPKAPKDAIHPVKKVRG, from the coding sequence TTGACTTGGAGCATATTGCGCTACTTGCGTGAAAACCCCGACATACTGAAGGATAGCATGAGAAAGAGAGGACTAGACCCATCAGTTATCGATGAGGCTAAGAGAGTCGACGAGGAGTGGAGGAAGCTTAAGAGGCAAGTTGACGAGATAAGACACCGTCATAACGTGATAACAAGACAGATAGCTTCAGCTAGGGATCCCGAGGAGCGGAGGAAACTGATAGAGGAGGCTAGAAGACTCCTAGCTGAGAGGGAGGAGCTGGAAAAGAAGCTTAAGGCTCTCGAGGAGGAACGCGAGAGGATACTCCTATCTCTACCAAACATCGTGCATGACAGTGTACCGGTAGGCTTTTCAGACGAGGAGAACGTGCCCATTCGCTTCTGGGGCCGGCCAAGGGTTTACAGAGGGCATCTTGACGCGTTTAAAGCGCAAACCGAACGATGGGGTTTCAAGGTAGACTATGAGCTTATCGACTGGAAACCGGTAGGCCACGCTGACATGCTTGAATACGTGTTAAAGCTTGGCAATACTATGAAGGCTGCCGAAGTTGCAGGTTCACGCTTCTACTACCTCTTCGACGACATTGTCTGGCTCGACTTTGCACTGCTCCTCTATGCTATAGACAGGCTTACCCAGAAGGGCTACCGACTCGTACTACCACCATACATGATAAGGCACAAAATACTGATGGGCGTAATAGACATGGAGACCTTTAAGGACGCAATATACAAGGTTGAAGACGAAGACCTATACCTCATAGCTACCGCTGAACACCCTCTCGCTGGCCTTTACTACAACGAGGAGATAATGGAGGACGAGCTACCCATAAAGCTTGTCGGTATAAGTCCATGCTTTCGCAAGGAGGCCGGTGCAGGTAACCGCGACCTCAAAGGAATATTCCGTGTACACCAGTTCCACAAGGTCGAGCAGTTTGTGTACGCAAAACCAGAGGAGAGCTGGGATATTCTTGAAGAGCTGATAAGGAATGCTGAGGAACTATTCCAGGGGCTAGGCCTACCATACCGTGTCGTAAACGTTGTCTCCGGCGAGCTAGGCGCACCCGCAGCTAAGAAGTATGACCTTGAGGTGTGGATGCCTGCACAAGGCAAGTATAGGGAAATGGTTAGTGCAAGCAACACCACTGACTGGCAGAGCTACCGGCTAAATATAAGGCTCGTGAGGAAGAAAGATATGAAGCGCGAGTACGTACACACACTAAACTCAACAGCCATAGCTTCAACAAGAACGATAACAGCCATACTGGAAAACTTCCAGGAGCCCGACGGCACAGTAGTCATACCTAAGGTGCTGAGAAAATATCTTGAAATATTCCCGAAAGCACCAAAAGATGCTATCCACCCCGTGAAGAAGGTGAGGGGCTAG
- a CDS encoding metal-sulfur cluster assembly factor: protein MSTEQPKKLNLEEIRKKVVDALRNVYDPEIPVNVYDLGLVYDLKVTEDGKIKVRLGVTAPGCPVAYQIVTLAEEAIRERVPEAKDVEVELDVETPWNPERVTPEGREMLKELFGYDVVDEWIKRYKEIYGGQTAQT from the coding sequence GTGTCTACAGAGCAACCCAAAAAGCTAAACCTCGAGGAGATCCGTAAGAAGGTTGTTGATGCCCTCCGCAACGTATACGATCCCGAAATACCAGTAAACGTCTACGACTTAGGGCTGGTATACGATCTCAAAGTAACGGAGGATGGAAAGATCAAGGTTAGGCTTGGTGTAACAGCACCAGGCTGCCCAGTCGCTTATCAAATAGTCACACTCGCCGAAGAAGCCATTAGAGAACGCGTACCCGAAGCTAAGGACGTAGAGGTAGAACTCGATGTCGAGACTCCCTGGAACCCTGAGCGCGTAACGCCAGAGGGCCGTGAAATGCTCAAAGAGTTATTCGGCTACGATGTAGTTGATGAGTGGATTAAGAGGTATAAGGAGATTTATGGAGGGCAAACTGCTCAAACCTAA